One window of Hymenobacter sp. BRD128 genomic DNA carries:
- a CDS encoding NADH-quinone oxidoreductase subunit C codes for MADPTKEESPAAQETAAALDPTAQQNAQVLALLHSLFGEATFTDVHEPYGLLTVTTKREHIHNIVAGLQQDETLKFHFLTTMCGINYPENLNQELGMIYHLHSLVHNIRLRLKIFFPLADPVVPTLTDLYATANWMEREAYDFYGVIFTGHPNLRRILNVEDMDYHPMRKQYPLEDGTREDKTDLFFGR; via the coding sequence ATGGCTGACCCAACCAAAGAAGAATCGCCCGCCGCCCAGGAAACTGCCGCCGCGCTAGACCCCACCGCCCAGCAAAACGCGCAGGTGCTGGCCTTGCTGCACAGCTTGTTTGGCGAAGCTACGTTTACGGATGTGCACGAGCCCTACGGCCTGCTCACGGTGACTACCAAGCGCGAGCATATCCACAATATTGTGGCGGGCTTGCAGCAGGACGAAACGCTCAAGTTTCATTTCCTGACCACCATGTGCGGCATCAATTATCCCGAAAACCTGAATCAGGAACTCGGCATGATTTACCACCTGCACAGCCTGGTACACAACATCCGGCTGCGTCTCAAGATTTTCTTTCCGCTTGCCGACCCGGTGGTGCCTACCCTCACCGACCTATACGCCACCGCCAACTGGATGGAGCGCGAGGCCTATGATTTCTACGGCGTCATCTTCACCGGGCACCCCAACCTGCGCCGCATTCTCAACGTGGAAGATATGGATTACCATCCCATGCGCAAGCAGTACCCGCTCGAAGACGGCACCCGCGAAGATAAAACCGACCTGTTTTTCGGTCGCTAA